The DNA region TCCCATGTAAATCTAGGGGAATCGGCGGACGCAACAGAATACTAAAAGGTTTAAAGAGTGTTGGTCTGAGCCCTGCCACAGCACCACAAGCAAACGAATTACCGTAACGATTTTtatttacagctcatggaacaAAGATAAGGTattgcgatttaaaaaaaaagcttaaaagaGAAGCAGTGGGTTCAGGACGGGGCAAAGCCAAAATTACGAAAATAAATAGTCTTACTGGGGAATTTAAACCTCTAACTAAACTAAgaaccaaagaaaagaaaaataacagcGGAATTGTACCCTAACTCCATTCCTGGCCCCAAAACAGGAGAAAACAAGAGTTAAACAAAAATGCCGCCCACCTCCCTACAGctccaaaataaacaacaattaaTTAACTAATAAACTTGGTATTAACAGCCtcagcaataaaacaaaacaaaaatagaaaggACTAATAAAGGTAAATTATAACATTAACCTTTTAAATGTTGGAGACACTCACAACAATCAATAATTACTACAATACCACAGAGAAGAAGGTTAAGCAGTTATCATGTTCAACACCGAGACTGTAAACTGTAGCTACAGGCTGGGCAGGACAAAGACAGCGCTCTGGAGAACACTCTTGGAGTGAAAATTTCTCAAACTCTAGCAGTTTCTTCTCTGCTTTTATGCTGGCTCACTCTTGACTGGTAAGCAGGGACAGCTTGGGGCAATCAGCTACCCACCAGACAGATTGAGTAGGAGGAGCCaaagaagaaacagagagagaaacatggaaaaaacactaaagaaaaaatattcaacaaaaactgtaaagaaaacaataaagaatacGTCTCTGGACATAGcaatagtaaagccttaacttgcatctgtggatgcagcggcgaatggtgtcgagtAAAAACagttaccaaagtattcccgagcccatgtcaggatctccattacagactcatgacggtttttaagacagtgacgtctgagggatcggagatcacgcgcattcagaagtggttttcggcctcgccctttacgcaccgagatttgaccggattccttgaatcgtttaattatattgtgcactgttgAATGTGAAACGCCCAAAATCctcccgatttgtctttggggaacgtTCTTCTCAGAGTGAtggattattctctgacgcatctgttggtaGATCGGCGAGACtcgacccgtccttgctcttgaaggactcggccttttttggaggatccttatatactatgattagacgatcgtctcacctgtttcacatcaccttcttatttcaacttctcacatcgctattagtcccaaactgcccctgtcccaacttttcttgGAATGTGTTTCATGCatcacttttaaaataaacgtttatcttcaaaaaaaaaaactacgcagttgattagatagaacatcaaatacctcgtctttatacgttcttttgtttaaatacaactcAAAGTACattcactcctctttgtttttattagcatttcccAACCGTCCCACCTTTTTCAGAATTGAGGTTGTATAATATGTCAGTTTTACTCATCTGCATGTGTGCTAGTGTACAACATTTTTTTgctatgtatttttttgtaggACTGTAACTTCTAAAGCATGCACTCCTTGACGAACAAATATCAGTGAACAAAACAATTTGTTCTCATTGCATCATTTTTACACCAAATTTCTGCACATGCTCAGACTAGTTTACAATCTCTGTGCTTTTAGAGCAACTCAGGATCATCGGGATTCACATGAACCCGCCTTACCTGGGTTCCTTATTACTGTAGCTGAGTTGGCGCTAAAAGGGAAACTATGAAACATTTTATAATCACTACTACTATAGTTGCTCATTTCAACCATCGATGTCCCGAGAGTTTttttgttgattattattacagtcagcatgtacatgtgtgtgaatgtatgcaTGTGCCCATTCTGTATGTTCCCAGCACAATAATTTACAGTGAAAGTGCATGATCTTATCAATTTGTAGATGACTCCAGTCATCCTCTCCATGGAGATTTGATTTCTAGTTTAGAGCTACACATAGAGTCTGTCTTGTTTCAGACCTCAGACTTGCATTGGCCTTCTGCCTTACTGTGGTACTCACTCACGTCTTCTTGAACTGTTTATGCGAAGTCCAGGCTAAGCAATAATCTTTCTGTTACGCTCACATTTCGAAATGACATTACCTCAGCAATGCTACAGTAGcactttttttgtaaaaaaaaaaaaatgttttaaaagcaaAGGCTGTGACATTTGTGGTGTCCAGTGGAAGTTATTGGTAAAAACGTTTCAAACATGGCTGGGTACGCAAAGATACAGTGACAGCATTGAGTGCTTTGTTAAAGGAAATCCCTGAAAAACATTTCATACGTTTATATCGAGATAGATTCTTTGCAGCCTTACGGATTAAACTACCAAAAATCATGTTCCAGGCGTACTCacataaaaaaaggttttaacgCCATCTTCTACGATATTTCAAAGAACAGCTCACACTTTTAACTTAAATCTCTGACAAAAGCCAAGGAGTTAAACATTTTCCTAGCGAACGTATCGATCAATATGGAAATGAAGCAGTGATGATATAATTCTTTCCTGCTGTGGTTTGTCCTCCAGTAATTACAAGCCTGTCTGATTCTTAATCCCAATTGCCATTAAATAGCTTGACTGTTAAATCCATCTTGCCAGGCTGGTCTTTAAATATGTCTTGTGGAAAGTAGTACTGGTTCTGTGCAAATCAGTGGAATCAAACTCTCTCTTACCTGAAACTCAAACGTCTCGTCAAACAGCGGGTTATCCTGGTTCTGGGCTGCGGTGCGAGTTCTCTGCTCAGCACAGTCTGCCGGTACACCATGCAGCTCTAGTACCACATAGGGGTCGATGACTTCACCCTTGGCCCCTGAGCCCTGTGGTTTGGGCAGACTGTGAGCACTGATAACCTTCACCCTGAGAGTCTGCGGTGGTACACCAGGCATGCAGCCCTGTGACTGGGCACTGAAGTAGGAGACTTCATCTCGCATGACAGCTGGCCTCAGCACATATCCACAGCCTGCATTCTGTGCAAAGCGGCCTCGGCTTAGATCCAGCATGGCACCTGGTGTCTGCTGGTTGAGTGCAACCAGCTGCACACCTCCTTTCCAGTAGCCTTGGGGGTTGGGGTTGCTGGAGTCTAGCCGGACTGAGCTGGGTCGAACTCGAGTAAGAAAGCGCTTAGTGAAGCTTACCAGCTCCTCAGGGCTCTCACTTGCCAGCCGGCCTGCTTCACCCTCTCCTAAAGAGCACAGGGTCAAATAAGGGGAGTCTGGGAGGCCTGGGGTGCTGGGTGTGGAGGGGGTGGTGGGAGGAGAGGTTTGTTGAGACTGCTGGGCGCTGGTACGGTGAGCATAGAAGTTACGGCTACCAGTTCGAGCCACTGCGATCAGATCAGAAAGCTCTCGCCGCAATCGAAGTCGCCTTGGCTGAGGGGGAGGTGGGACCACCAGAACAACCCCTAGGTCCTCCTCCCCAGGAATGGTCATCCGACGACCAGCCAGTGGACCTCCACCACCgatctcctcatcctcctcagaTACTTCTCCCTCAGAGCCGTCCTCTTCTGGAGGAAGCTTCTTGCCTATCAGCAGCACCCTTCCCTTTAGCTGCTCTGGAGAAGGCCATGTGGTCGTGCGTCCCCCAGGAGTGATGGGCAGACATTCAGGCCTGTACAGTTTTGCTCCAAACACCTTCTTTAGGTGCAGTGCTAGAGTCTGCTGCTGACTAGGGGAACATCGCTGACACAAGTATAGTAGCAATGGGTACTGAGAAGTCAGAAAGGCGTATTTGTTAATCACGTCCAGAGCACTGTGCAGTGTGACTAGgctatggtgatgatgatgatgatgatgatggtgatgatgatgcttGGTGTCTGACTCATGATCAACACCCAAAAGTGGTTCCCCATCAGGTCCATCTGTTACCCCAATCTCCAAACATCGACACCCAGATCGTAGGGCTCGTGTCAGCCCTAACAGATCAGCCTTGCCATGCACCTGATCATCTAGCAGGTAGGAGCGGTAGGAGGCGCTGATGTAATAGTGGCACAAGGGCAAGGTCATGTCATGACATACATACTGGTGCTCAGGGTCAAACAACTGGCACTCAGTTGACTGAAGGTAGTGAGTGAAGCCATCCAGGCCCAGGAGGCCTTTCTCGCGGCAAACTCCAGAGGGTTCAAAGCGCCGCAGGAGCTCTACGCAGCCTTCAGTGGTGGCCAGCGGCAACCCCTGCTCAGTCTCCAAGAAAAGACGTAGGTCCTGTACGTCTAGGCACTCCCGGTCTTTCGATAGCTGCACCAAAAGGAAGTAAACGTCAGGCCGGGTGCACAGCTCGCAGTAAGCCTCCTGAAATTCTTCAAGTGTCACATGAGATGTCAGCTTCTCTTTGCTACGTTGGATCTCCTTAAAGCGCAGACGCACCTAAGCCATGAGTGTAGAGAGGGGAGAAGTTTGTTCAGTTCTATAGTCTATATCTTACGAACACAGCTAGAAGCTTAGAACACACCGcattaaacaatacattttacagTCTTAAACCCTTATGGATTTGGTTGTCGTCTGGAGGATCACGTAAACCATACATCACATACAAACCAGGGCTTTCCTTTAAGAAAAGTTCCAAGAGTGTAAGCTCCTCTAAACTTGCCCAACTGTTGAAGATTTTAACAGTAATGGGAGATTTCCACAGAAATTTGACATGATCAATCAAGTCCAAGTCTATAGTACAGTAACGAGTGCTGCAAATCACAGCCAGCAGCACAGACTCTACTCTTTTCTGCCTTCTCTATTTGCCCTTTAGTGtctttaattgtttgttttttgttgccaCATGAAGCAGCTGCCTCACACCCCTCGTCACAGAGACTTAGAGGCATGGTATTGTTGCTCTTATCTGTCCTCCTTCTGTCCTCAGCTGTCAGTAGCCTTTCcctccacacacgcacacacacacacacacacacacacatagacatgcATCTGTGCAGCTGTTAAATTCCACTCTCGCAGTCACTGTGAAGCGCAGCAGCCAGACCGACTAGTGATGCAGAGACATGGGCCTTGGTAAAACCACTGATCCTGAAATCTGCGCCCatatcatttgttttgtttaagacTATGAACAGTCCCCTGCTGCTTTAACGCTTTCAACCCCAGCATTTGACTCTCACTTATTTAATGAGCATACTAATTAAAAACACCATAATAGGCAATCCTGTTTAACCCTCTAGGTGAACCCTCGTTCTATATAAAGGATTCTGCATTTCCAAAAAATGCCCCATTCAAAAAGCTGATAATCATTCAGATAACGCTCAACGTTTAGCTCTGACTAAACAATCGGTtggttttaaaagctttttggTGCTCTAAACTCTAATAACACCTTGGCATTTTACACAAGTTTAAATGATGGTTTAGAAATTGTTcacattttgaaaaacaaatacaaatgtacaTATTTATCATTCATAAGTTCTGTTCATAGTAACAGTTGTACTCATATGTTGCAATTGTTTTCAGTACTGATAATGGCAAACAGTCACAGACTTGTAGAGAGGTTTGACAAATCATGTCCGTCTCACCTTTGCCTCCTTAATTCCAGGGCACAGCCTGCAGATGGTGGCCACAGCTATGTCCTCTGATACAATCCCGTGCCCATCCTCATCCCCCAGGGCAAACTCTGCTGCCAGCCAGTCCCTCCGTAACTTGCTTCCCACGGTTCTCTCTCCTAGTCCTCCATCTCCTCCGGCTCCACCGGCCAAGGCTCCAGGGTGGGACACTAAATACCGCAGGCCAGTCACCCAGATGTTTGCTACATCGGGCGACAGTGCCACCAGGTCCAGGGACTGATAGTCATCTCCATGAATGATGGAGAAGGCAGCCTCTTCAGCCAGGTGGTCTGAAGGGCCATTGTGGAGAAAGGTTTCAGTGCTTTTGCCTGTGCGGACCTCCCTGATAGAGGAAATGTCCAGTCGGGCGCGTTCCGCGTCCTTTTTTGAAGGCTCCCAACGCAGACAGGCTTGTTCAGGGTCTAGGGTGTAGAAACGGCAATAAATACGCAAGTTGGGGCGCACTTTTT from Ictalurus furcatus strain D&B chromosome 6, Billie_1.0, whole genome shotgun sequence includes:
- the plcl1 gene encoding inactive phospholipase C-like protein 1 isoform X2 — protein: MPSEKKVSSADDCLAFMQGGCELKKVRPNLRIYCRFYTLDPEQACLRWEPSKKDAERARLDISSIREVRTGKSTETFLHNGPSDHLAEEAAFSIIHGDDYQSLDLVALSPDVANIWVTGLRYLVSHPGALAGGAGGDGGLGERTVGSKLRRDWLAAEFALGDEDGHGIVSEDIAVATICRLCPGIKEAKVRLRFKEIQRSKEKLTSHVTLEEFQEAYCELCTRPDVYFLLVQLSKDRECLDVQDLRLFLETEQGLPLATTEGCVELLRRFEPSGVCREKGLLGLDGFTHYLQSTECQLFDPEHQYVCHDMTLPLCHYYISASYRSYLLDDQVHGKADLLGLTRALRSGCRCLEIGVTDGPDGEPLLGVDHESDTKHHHHHHHHHHHHHSLVTLHSALDVINKYAFLTSQYPLLLYLCQRCSPSQQQTLALHLKKVFGAKLYRPECLPITPGGRTTTWPSPEQLKGRVLLIGKKLPPEEDGSEGEVSEEDEEIGGGGPLAGRRMTIPGEEDLGVVLVVPPPPQPRRLRLRRELSDLIAVARTGSRNFYAHRTSAQQSQQTSPPTTPSTPSTPGLPDSPYLTLCSLGEGEAGRLASESPEELVSFTKRFLTRVRPSSVRLDSSNPNPQGYWKGGVQLVALNQQTPGAMLDLSRGRFAQNAGCGYVLRPAVMRDEVSYFSAQSQGCMPGVPPQTLRVKVISAHSLPKPQGSGAKGEVIDPYVVLELHGVPADCAEQRTRTAAQNQDNPLFDETFEFQVNMPELALLRFVVLDDDYIGDDFIGQYTIAFECLQPGYRNVPLLGLAGEPLPHASLFVHVAITNRRGGGKAHRRGLSVKRGVRRGKEYVTLRNTAIKVLDDTFRSAGAPLREATDLRENALNATAAFKEQCGLPLVSTLKQCMQSLATRLQGPDGPPGASLILKDGYPCLEPLANLNDTTRKLLNAYDTMISANKQLIENADAVQERIAQVQKEGMVFHENVVKLGEKENLKERKLSKAVESFTWNITVLKGQCDLLRSAKMDALDALRQLVLACEASGLTVTSELQYTPHSITSRRGSSHGNGRI
- the plcl1 gene encoding inactive phospholipase C-like protein 1 isoform X1, which produces MERDCDGEEGADAIPVGARRGSRRSGVLLPDTDTPLLESVKAATAPRRSSIIKDPSVTKVGGGRKKTVSFSSMPSEKKVSSADDCLAFMQGGCELKKVRPNLRIYCRFYTLDPEQACLRWEPSKKDAERARLDISSIREVRTGKSTETFLHNGPSDHLAEEAAFSIIHGDDYQSLDLVALSPDVANIWVTGLRYLVSHPGALAGGAGGDGGLGERTVGSKLRRDWLAAEFALGDEDGHGIVSEDIAVATICRLCPGIKEAKVRLRFKEIQRSKEKLTSHVTLEEFQEAYCELCTRPDVYFLLVQLSKDRECLDVQDLRLFLETEQGLPLATTEGCVELLRRFEPSGVCREKGLLGLDGFTHYLQSTECQLFDPEHQYVCHDMTLPLCHYYISASYRSYLLDDQVHGKADLLGLTRALRSGCRCLEIGVTDGPDGEPLLGVDHESDTKHHHHHHHHHHHHHSLVTLHSALDVINKYAFLTSQYPLLLYLCQRCSPSQQQTLALHLKKVFGAKLYRPECLPITPGGRTTTWPSPEQLKGRVLLIGKKLPPEEDGSEGEVSEEDEEIGGGGPLAGRRMTIPGEEDLGVVLVVPPPPQPRRLRLRRELSDLIAVARTGSRNFYAHRTSAQQSQQTSPPTTPSTPSTPGLPDSPYLTLCSLGEGEAGRLASESPEELVSFTKRFLTRVRPSSVRLDSSNPNPQGYWKGGVQLVALNQQTPGAMLDLSRGRFAQNAGCGYVLRPAVMRDEVSYFSAQSQGCMPGVPPQTLRVKVISAHSLPKPQGSGAKGEVIDPYVVLELHGVPADCAEQRTRTAAQNQDNPLFDETFEFQVNMPELALLRFVVLDDDYIGDDFIGQYTIAFECLQPGYRNVPLLGLAGEPLPHASLFVHVAITNRRGGGKAHRRGLSVKRGVRRGKEYVTLRNTAIKVLDDTFRSAGAPLREATDLRENALNATAAFKEQCGLPLVSTLKQCMQSLATRLQGPDGPPGASLILKDGYPCLEPLANLNDTTRKLLNAYDTMISANKQLIENADAVQERIAQVQKEGMVFHENVVKLGEKENLKERKLSKAVESFTWNITVLKGQCDLLRSAKMDALDALRQLVLACEASGLTVTSELQYTPHSITSRRGSSHGNGRI